Proteins co-encoded in one Nonlabens agnitus genomic window:
- a CDS encoding Rieske (2Fe-2S) protein, producing MKKILFALALICILACQSDDDARRNPFLIDLSFQTALNTDLPQYSSLNFANNYVVVRGQGIRGIVVYHLGNDQFVAYELSDPNHSPNSCSSMNINGIIATCSCTDDNNTYNIIDGRHQTDPELFPMKPYRVSRVGNNVVVSN from the coding sequence ATGAAAAAGATCCTTTTTGCGCTTGCCCTAATATGTATTCTTGCCTGTCAAAGTGATGACGATGCAAGGCGCAATCCCTTTTTGATCGATCTTTCCTTTCAAACAGCTTTGAACACAGACTTACCGCAATATTCCAGTCTCAATTTTGCAAATAACTATGTTGTGGTGCGTGGTCAAGGCATAAGAGGTATCGTGGTGTACCATCTAGGGAACGACCAGTTTGTGGCCTATGAGTTGAGTGATCCCAACCACTCGCCCAACTCCTGCTCGTCCATGAATATTAATGGAATTATTGCCACTTGCAGCTGTACAGATGACAACAACACGTACAACATTATTGACGGCAGGCATCAAACAGATCCCGAATTATTCCCTATGAAACCTTATCGTGTCTCGCGTGTAGGTAATAACGTTGTGGTGTCCAATTAA
- the greA gene encoding transcription elongation factor GreA, which produces MSNVSYYTEEGLKKLKDELKQLKDVDRPAASQAIAEARDKGDLSENAEYDAAKEAQGMLEMRISKLEAIVSNARIIDENTLDLSKALIHSTVKIKNHNNNMVMNYKLVAQSEADLSKGHISVDSPIGQGLLGKEVGDVAEVTVPVGTIKLEILEISRD; this is translated from the coding sequence ATGAGTAACGTTTCATACTACACTGAAGAAGGACTTAAAAAGCTTAAAGACGAACTTAAACAATTGAAGGACGTCGATAGACCAGCAGCCTCACAAGCCATCGCAGAAGCCCGCGATAAGGGCGATTTAAGTGAAAATGCAGAATACGACGCGGCCAAGGAAGCTCAAGGAATGCTTGAAATGCGCATCTCAAAATTGGAGGCTATTGTTTCAAATGCACGTATTATTGATGAAAATACACTAGATTTATCTAAAGCTTTGATTCATAGTACGGTAAAAATCAAAAACCATAACAACAATATGGTGATGAATTACAAGCTGGTAGCGCAAAGTGAGGCAGACCTTTCCAAGGGTCACATAAGTGTGGATTCCCCTATAGGTCAAGGATTGCTGGGTAAGGAAGTAGGCGATGTGGCAGAGGTTACCGTTCCCGTGGGAACCATCAAGCTTGAAATCCTTGAAATAAGCAGAGACTAA
- a CDS encoding HIT family protein: protein MMSIFTKIISGEIPSYKVAETNDFFAFLDINPNAPGHTLCVPKKEVNKLFDLDEKTYNELMQFSRKVALCLREEVSCKRIGMSVIGLEVPHVHVHLIPLRDMEDMRFSNKVSLDKETMQDIADRVQERFNNSYK from the coding sequence ATAATGAGCATATTCACTAAAATCATTTCTGGAGAGATTCCATCCTATAAGGTGGCAGAGACTAACGACTTTTTTGCGTTTCTCGATATCAATCCTAATGCACCAGGACACACCTTGTGTGTTCCCAAGAAGGAAGTGAACAAATTATTTGACCTAGACGAAAAAACGTACAATGAACTCATGCAATTTTCTCGCAAAGTGGCGTTGTGTCTGCGAGAAGAAGTGTCGTGCAAGCGTATAGGCATGTCTGTCATAGGACTGGAAGTACCTCACGTGCATGTTCATTTGATACCGTTGAGAGATATGGAAGACATGAGGTTTTCCAACAAGGTTTCACTCGATAAAGAAACCATGCAAGACATTGCAGATCGAGTGCAGGAACGATTTAATAATAGTTATAAATAA
- a CDS encoding ankyrin repeat domain-containing protein produces MAEDKQPLVPYDALRRMRSLVDRDATEELKQLLDDHGVDAKDSDGRTALMHASFFGKEELLEELIKRGADVNHQDKIGYSALHHCSLEKQTGTAQILLNNFADPNLLDEHENGPLWVALMNSKGDFRLVRQLIEHGADPEIENLYERTAEDLAETLYKKELDELLEEDEDEE; encoded by the coding sequence ATGGCAGAAGACAAACAACCATTGGTCCCCTACGATGCGTTGAGACGTATGCGCAGTCTCGTGGACCGCGATGCGACAGAAGAATTAAAACAATTACTGGATGACCACGGCGTAGATGCCAAGGATTCGGACGGTAGAACGGCATTGATGCACGCCTCATTTTTTGGCAAGGAAGAATTGTTGGAAGAATTGATCAAGCGTGGTGCAGATGTCAACCATCAAGACAAGATAGGCTATAGCGCCTTGCATCACTGCAGTTTGGAAAAGCAAACCGGCACCGCACAGATCCTCTTGAACAACTTTGCAGATCCCAATCTACTGGACGAGCATGAGAATGGTCCATTATGGGTAGCTCTAATGAATTCTAAAGGTGACTTTAGACTCGTGCGCCAGCTTATCGAGCATGGAGCAGATCCAGAGATCGAGAACCTTTATGAGCGCACTGCAGAAGATCTTGCAGAAACCCTCTACAAAAAGGAGCTGGACGAATTACTTGAAGAAGACGAAGACGAGGAATAA
- a CDS encoding BrxA/BrxB family bacilliredoxin, which produces MYPAELVQPMRDDLGNAGFEHLYTADAVNKAINKEGTTLVVVNSVCGCAAANARPGAKMSLANDKKPDHIVTVFAGVDREAVDAARAAMVPFPPSSPSMALFKDGELVHMLERHHIEGRPAEMIAENLKEAYNENC; this is translated from the coding sequence ATGTACCCAGCAGAATTAGTTCAACCCATGCGTGACGATTTAGGAAACGCAGGTTTTGAACACTTATATACAGCAGACGCAGTAAACAAAGCCATCAATAAAGAAGGAACAACTCTAGTGGTTGTAAATTCTGTTTGTGGATGTGCCGCAGCAAATGCACGACCAGGAGCAAAAATGTCTCTTGCAAATGATAAGAAACCAGACCATATCGTGACCGTATTTGCAGGTGTGGATCGTGAGGCCGTCGATGCAGCAAGAGCTGCCATGGTGCCTTTTCCACCTAGTTCACCTAGCATGGCATTGTTCAAGGATGGTGAGTTGGTCCACATGTTGGAACGTCACCACATTGAAGGTCGCCCTGCAGAAATGATTGCAGAAAACCTTAAAGAAGCCTACAACGAGAATTGCTAA
- a CDS encoding P-loop ATPase, Sll1717 family has product MTFKEYITGLGFQENPFQHTNADKEKDYLSKYFIQPDYFEDVWGDIDSPVSNIIYAPRGGGKTAQRLMIEERALQHDNVLTITYTNHDLTSFKTASDVTLLYHLEYLNRLMLLAFFDRLNSLDDFRYMFEFSNSERQYIYKLCRIYLYETPASFPKQAINSLKTISDRAVDVWNKFKTPISEIIKKITKAKGLEVDISKIDLDKKLKMSHKDNFDNIRQLLNRLGLTTIYVLIDKVDEQSLTGNDPKASYDLIADLIKDLELLETPGMAFKFFLWDKLEPFCARFARPDRVFSYKLEWKSADLQEMLNERLSAYSDGNVGNAKALFHELKSLGRVILFSELSPRDCIRICNRILSEQFKLDKESRKLFAWSTNVAIDLFSKEKVQELIDNRGNLSHLSKVNSASFTIEELVSSKVAADSAAIRNIIRPWQTAGWLQKIGLVNRRNKRAVNEYAFIDIRFARYACNSISLDDFISKYVKKCTTENCKKISYRAFDKREYVCVNCGTSL; this is encoded by the coding sequence ATGACATTTAAAGAATATATCACTGGTTTAGGGTTTCAAGAAAATCCTTTTCAACATACTAATGCGGATAAGGAAAAGGACTATCTATCTAAATATTTTATCCAACCAGATTATTTTGAAGATGTATGGGGAGATATAGACAGTCCCGTTTCAAACATCATTTACGCACCTAGAGGTGGTGGTAAGACTGCACAAAGACTAATGATTGAAGAAAGAGCATTGCAACATGACAATGTTTTAACTATAACATACACTAATCATGACTTAACATCCTTTAAAACGGCTTCGGATGTTACTTTACTATATCATCTAGAATATCTTAATAGATTAATGCTACTTGCTTTTTTTGATAGATTAAATTCTTTGGATGATTTCCGGTATATGTTTGAATTTTCTAACTCAGAGAGGCAATATATTTATAAGTTGTGCAGAATATACCTTTACGAAACACCTGCTTCATTTCCTAAACAAGCCATTAACTCTCTTAAAACGATCTCGGATAGAGCCGTAGACGTCTGGAATAAGTTTAAGACTCCTATTTCGGAGATCATAAAAAAAATCACTAAGGCAAAAGGCCTAGAGGTTGATATTTCTAAAATTGATTTAGATAAAAAATTAAAAATGTCCCACAAGGACAATTTCGATAATATTCGTCAGCTATTAAATCGTCTAGGACTTACTACTATTTATGTATTAATCGATAAAGTTGATGAGCAAAGCTTAACCGGGAATGACCCAAAGGCAAGCTATGACTTGATAGCTGATTTGATCAAAGATTTGGAATTACTAGAAACTCCTGGTATGGCTTTTAAGTTCTTTCTATGGGATAAACTTGAACCTTTCTGCGCAAGATTTGCAAGACCAGACCGAGTTTTTTCGTACAAACTAGAATGGAAATCTGCTGATTTACAAGAGATGTTAAATGAAAGACTTTCAGCCTATAGCGATGGCAATGTAGGTAACGCTAAAGCTCTTTTTCATGAACTAAAAAGTTTAGGAAGGGTTATTTTATTTTCTGAACTTTCTCCCAGAGATTGTATTAGAATTTGTAATCGGATATTATCAGAACAGTTCAAACTAGACAAGGAATCCCGAAAGCTATTCGCATGGTCAACCAATGTTGCAATTGATTTATTTTCAAAGGAAAAAGTACAAGAATTGATTGACAATAGAGGTAATTTGAGTCATTTGAGCAAAGTTAATTCAGCATCATTTACTATCGAAGAGTTGGTAAGTTCTAAAGTTGCAGCGGATAGCGCAGCTATTAGAAATATTATCAGACCTTGGCAAACAGCAGGTTGGTTACAAAAAATTGGATTGGTAAATCGCCGTAATAAAAGAGCAGTTAACGAATATGCATTCATTGATATTCGCTTTGCAAGATACGCTTGCAATTCTATATCCCTAGATGATTTCATTTCAAAATATGTGAAGAAATGCACGACGGAAAACTGCAAAAAAATCTCATACCGTGCTTTTGATAAACGAGAGTATGTTTGTGTGAATTGCGGTACAAGTCTTTAA
- a CDS encoding lysophospholipid acyltransferase family protein — translation MQKILSYPLSVIHLVLFFLMLLIFHPIQLICHWIGGHNLHQKSVALLNLCLMGTQLPLFNTFSITYEQELPVGPSYIFTSNHQSMFDIPPLIYYLRKYYPKFVAKKELAKNIPSISLNLRIGENCAIDRKDRLQALKALTAFAKNVHEKNAASSSFQKEPAAVLACLNLSSVVDY, via the coding sequence ATGCAGAAAATTCTTTCGTACCCTTTGTCAGTCATACATCTGGTGTTGTTTTTCCTGATGCTACTGATTTTTCATCCCATCCAGTTGATTTGTCACTGGATAGGTGGTCATAACCTACATCAAAAAAGCGTGGCACTCCTCAACCTGTGTTTGATGGGTACGCAACTACCATTATTCAACACCTTCAGCATTACTTATGAGCAGGAATTACCTGTAGGGCCGTCATATATTTTTACCAGCAATCACCAGAGTATGTTTGACATACCACCGTTGATCTACTATTTAAGAAAGTATTACCCTAAGTTTGTGGCAAAGAAGGAATTAGCAAAAAACATTCCTAGCATTTCCCTAAATTTAAGAATAGGAGAGAACTGCGCCATTGACCGCAAGGATCGACTTCAAGCCTTGAAGGCGTTAACGGCGTTTGCAAAAAATGTCCATGAAAAAAACGCAGCGTCGTCATCTTTCCAGAAGGAACCCGCAGCCGTACTGGCGTGCCTAAACCTTTCCAGCGTGGTGGATTATTGA
- a CDS encoding acyl-ACP desaturase yields the protein MVQPLKNIRIEVMQSLESKVESFMDKFLIPVEKIWQPTDFLPDSQADGFLDKLKEMRELAKELPYDFWVTLVGDTITEEALPTYESWLMDVEGINQMEGKGNAWSKWVRQWTSEENRHGDVLNKYLYLSGRVNMREVEVTTQHLIADGFDIGTDRDPYKNFVYTSFQELATYISHNRVAKMAREYGNTALSRMCRIISGDEMRHHKAYSTFVDEIFKVDPSNMMIAFKEMMVHKIVMPAHFLRESGQSIGAAFEDFSNSAQRIGVYTAQDYIDILQNLIDQWEIGKMSDLTEDAEKARDYLMKLPARMERIAQRMKIPAESHKFKWVQPALVS from the coding sequence ATGGTTCAACCCTTAAAAAATATTCGCATAGAAGTAATGCAATCACTGGAGTCCAAGGTGGAGTCCTTCATGGACAAGTTCCTGATTCCGGTAGAGAAAATTTGGCAACCTACTGACTTTCTTCCAGATTCCCAGGCAGACGGATTTCTAGACAAGCTTAAGGAAATGAGAGAGTTGGCTAAGGAGCTACCTTACGATTTCTGGGTGACGCTCGTGGGCGACACTATTACAGAAGAAGCACTTCCTACCTATGAATCCTGGTTAATGGATGTAGAAGGCATCAACCAGATGGAAGGAAAAGGCAATGCCTGGTCTAAATGGGTGCGCCAGTGGACCTCTGAAGAGAATCGCCACGGTGATGTACTTAACAAATACCTTTATTTATCTGGTCGTGTCAACATGCGCGAGGTTGAGGTGACTACCCAACACTTGATCGCAGACGGCTTTGACATAGGTACAGATCGTGATCCTTACAAAAACTTTGTATACACTAGCTTCCAAGAGCTAGCGACTTACATATCACACAACCGCGTGGCAAAAATGGCCCGTGAGTACGGCAATACCGCTCTATCACGTATGTGTAGAATCATTTCTGGTGACGAGATGCGTCACCATAAAGCTTATTCCACCTTTGTGGATGAGATCTTTAAGGTTGATCCTAGCAATATGATGATCGCCTTTAAAGAAATGATGGTACATAAGATTGTGATGCCAGCACACTTTTTGCGTGAATCTGGACAGTCCATAGGTGCCGCATTTGAAGATTTCTCAAACAGTGCACAGCGCATAGGTGTTTACACCGCTCAAGACTATATTGACATCCTACAAAATCTTATCGATCAGTGGGAAATTGGAAAGATGTCTGACCTTACTGAAGATGCAGAGAAAGCCCGTGATTACTTGATGAAATTACCAGCACGTATGGAACGAATCGCACAACGCATGAAAATCCCAGCAGAGTCCCATAAATTTAAATGGGTACAGCCGGCGCTGGTATCATAA
- a CDS encoding aldo/keto reductase: MALERYYTLGNTGLRVSRLALGTMTFGKEWGWGNEKADAKKIFDYYLDHGGNFVDTADMYTGGSSEEFLGDFMHARKNREEVVLATKFTFNTSPNGHVNGGGNSRKNIRRTLEESLKRLKTDYIDLYIMHCWDRMTPVEEVMRTLNDLVSEGKVLHYAFSNVPAWYASKAQMIARYNNYEPISALQLEYSMIQRTIEHEYIDLCQDMNAGIMAWSPLGGGLLSGKYKPGIDDQSDVEGRLKHITENGGEVTSKDNERNWNIVKALHEVSEEINQPMASVALNWTANQPSVASVLVGATKMSQIEANMKALDFNIPTELMKKLNDASAPDIPYPYTFFQPKMQERIYPDTKVGLKPDGYWKDLRIG, translated from the coding sequence ATGGCTTTGGAACGATACTATACTTTGGGAAATACGGGACTGCGCGTGAGTAGGCTTGCGCTGGGAACCATGACCTTTGGTAAAGAATGGGGTTGGGGAAATGAGAAAGCAGACGCCAAAAAGATTTTTGATTATTACCTGGATCATGGCGGCAATTTTGTGGACACAGCAGATATGTATACGGGCGGCAGCAGCGAGGAATTTTTGGGAGATTTTATGCACGCGCGAAAGAATCGCGAAGAAGTCGTTTTGGCGACAAAATTCACATTCAATACCAGTCCCAACGGACACGTTAATGGTGGCGGCAACTCGCGTAAAAACATACGCCGCACCCTAGAAGAATCTCTAAAACGACTCAAAACCGACTATATCGACCTATACATCATGCACTGTTGGGATCGCATGACGCCTGTAGAAGAAGTGATGCGAACGCTCAATGATTTAGTGAGTGAAGGCAAAGTCTTGCATTATGCGTTTTCCAACGTACCAGCATGGTATGCCAGCAAGGCGCAGATGATCGCACGCTACAATAATTATGAGCCTATAAGTGCATTGCAGCTGGAATATTCCATGATTCAGCGCACGATCGAACATGAATATATCGACTTGTGCCAAGACATGAATGCTGGTATCATGGCGTGGTCGCCTCTAGGTGGTGGATTACTTTCTGGTAAATACAAACCCGGCATTGATGATCAAAGTGATGTAGAAGGCCGTCTTAAACATATTACCGAAAATGGTGGCGAGGTAACTTCCAAGGACAACGAGCGCAACTGGAATATTGTCAAGGCGCTGCACGAGGTAAGCGAAGAAATCAATCAGCCGATGGCGAGCGTGGCATTGAACTGGACGGCCAATCAACCAAGTGTTGCGAGTGTCCTTGTAGGCGCCACTAAAATGAGTCAGATAGAGGCCAACATGAAAGCGCTGGATTTTAATATTCCAACCGAATTAATGAAGAAGCTAAATGATGCGAGCGCTCCAGATATTCCTTATCCGTACACATTTTTCCAGCCCAAAATGCAGGAACGCATCTATCCAGATACTAAGGTGGGCTTGAAACCCGATGGCTATTGGAAGGATTTGAGGATTGGGTAG
- a CDS encoding sensor histidine kinase produces MKMYRNSLRNRIFFSMILLTLISSILIAGMSIYQFSEQGKDYHNKRLERKEAAVLESFKYELRKTDFVVNTANLPIIFRTLISDISDIHELPINMYDLRGNLIKTSSRELTTDSLRRHIDAEILRELKNSDSGRYTTQFEDHNENYRSSYTYLKDNQFKNIAIIHLPYLENDDFIDYELREFLYRIGIVYILMILFSILIAYVLSKYITKSIREISERIKNLSIAKRNKKIDVDVSGTEEINTLVESYNGMVDELEESAVKLATSEREQAWREMAKQVAHEIKNPLTPMRLTVQSFERRFDPQDPEAKEKLAEYSNSLIEQIDVMSNIASAFSTYATMPAQQSEETNVPKITQLALDIFNDSHIEYYEDAQELFAIFDRTQLIRVVTNLVKNAIQASHPDRDPKIIVSVTHDKDNIYLKVTDNGTGVSPENEFKIFEPKFTTKNSGMGLGLAMVKQIVENFNGNIAMQTDYGYGTTFTVCLPKSK; encoded by the coding sequence ATGAAAATGTACCGAAACAGCCTGCGCAACAGGATCTTCTTCTCCATGATCCTGCTGACTCTTATCTCCAGTATCCTGATTGCTGGGATGTCGATCTACCAGTTTTCTGAACAAGGGAAAGATTACCATAACAAGCGACTGGAACGTAAGGAAGCAGCGGTGCTGGAGAGTTTCAAATATGAGCTTAGAAAAACAGACTTTGTGGTCAACACGGCCAACTTGCCCATTATTTTCCGGACCTTGATATCTGATATAAGCGACATTCATGAGCTGCCCATCAATATGTATGATTTGCGTGGGAACTTGATCAAGACCAGCAGCAGGGAACTCACTACAGATAGCCTACGCCGCCATATCGATGCAGAAATCCTTAGGGAACTCAAGAACTCTGATTCTGGTAGATATACAACGCAATTTGAGGATCATAATGAAAATTATCGCTCCAGTTATACCTATTTGAAAGACAACCAATTCAAGAATATTGCGATCATTCACTTGCCATATTTGGAGAACGATGATTTTATAGACTATGAATTGCGAGAGTTTCTGTACCGCATAGGTATCGTCTATATTTTGATGATTCTGTTTTCCATATTGATCGCATATGTGTTGTCAAAATACATTACAAAATCCATTAGGGAAATAAGCGAACGCATCAAGAATTTAAGCATCGCCAAACGCAACAAAAAGATTGATGTGGATGTCTCTGGAACTGAAGAAATCAACACACTGGTAGAATCTTATAACGGCATGGTGGATGAGCTGGAAGAAAGTGCGGTCAAACTAGCGACCAGCGAGAGAGAACAGGCCTGGCGAGAGATGGCAAAGCAAGTAGCGCACGAGATCAAAAACCCATTGACGCCCATGCGTTTGACCGTGCAAAGTTTTGAGCGCAGATTTGATCCTCAAGATCCAGAAGCAAAGGAAAAACTAGCCGAATACTCCAACTCACTCATTGAACAGATTGATGTGATGAGCAACATCGCGAGTGCCTTTTCCACATATGCCACCATGCCGGCACAGCAGTCTGAAGAGACTAATGTCCCTAAAATCACACAGCTGGCGCTGGACATCTTCAACGATTCACATATAGAATATTACGAGGACGCACAAGAACTGTTCGCGATATTTGATCGCACGCAATTGATACGCGTGGTTACTAACCTCGTGAAAAATGCTATACAGGCATCACATCCAGATCGAGATCCCAAAATTATTGTATCAGTCACTCATGATAAGGACAATATTTACCTCAAAGTAACCGATAATGGTACCGGCGTCTCGCCAGAAAATGAATTCAAGATCTTTGAGCCTAAGTTCACCACGAAGAATAGCGGTATGGGCTTGGGTCTTGCCATGGTCAAACAAATCGTAGAAAACTTCAACGGGAACATCGCCATGCAAACGGATTATGGGTACGGCACGACCTTTACCGTTTGCCTGCCCAAAAGTAAATAG
- a CDS encoding enoyl-CoA hydratase/isomerase family protein gives MNNIIVDIENKIATITINRPNKLNALNKETIEELGTAFSELEENEDVRVIVMTGSGEKAFVAGADISEFADFDELEGKKLAGKGQNDLFDVIENCSTPVIAAVNGFALGGGLELAMAAHFRVASDNARLGLPETSLGVIPGYGGTQRLPQLVGKGRAMEMVMTAGMIDAHQGLTYGLVNHVVSQEELLDFTYSIAKKIMRNSPMAIAAAIDAINAGFVDGTDGYQVEIDNFGSCFGTDEFVEGTTAFLEKRKAEF, from the coding sequence ATGAATAACATCATCGTTGATATAGAAAACAAGATTGCCACGATTACCATTAATAGGCCCAATAAACTCAATGCGCTCAATAAGGAAACTATTGAAGAATTGGGAACGGCTTTTAGCGAGTTGGAAGAAAACGAAGATGTACGCGTCATTGTCATGACTGGATCTGGCGAGAAGGCTTTTGTCGCGGGTGCAGACATCTCTGAGTTTGCAGATTTTGATGAGCTGGAAGGAAAAAAACTAGCCGGTAAAGGTCAGAACGATCTTTTTGATGTGATTGAAAATTGTTCCACTCCAGTAATTGCAGCCGTCAATGGCTTTGCTCTAGGTGGTGGACTGGAACTGGCCATGGCAGCGCATTTTAGAGTAGCCAGTGACAATGCGAGGCTAGGCTTGCCAGAAACCTCTTTAGGCGTCATTCCTGGTTATGGAGGTACGCAGCGTTTGCCACAATTGGTTGGTAAAGGCCGCGCTATGGAAATGGTAATGACGGCAGGAATGATCGATGCCCACCAGGGGTTGACATACGGTCTGGTCAATCATGTGGTCTCACAGGAAGAACTATTGGACTTTACCTATAGCATCGCCAAAAAAATCATGCGCAACAGCCCTATGGCTATTGCGGCGGCCATTGATGCGATTAATGCCGGCTTTGTCGATGGCACTGATGGTTACCAGGTAGAGATCGACAATTTTGGGAGCTGCTTTGGGACTGATGAATTTGTGGAAGGAACCACAGCCTTTTTGGAAAAGCGTAAAGCCGAGTTTTAG
- a CDS encoding metal ABC transporter permease — translation MNPSIEIQLIAAVTAAACAIPGVFLVLRKMALISDAISHSILPGIVIGFMITQDLASPWLILLAAVSGIITVVLVEMIQKTGLVKEDTAIGLVFPALFSIGVILIAQNANDVHLDVDAVLLGELAFAPFDRLYIGGTDAGPKALWVISTILLITVGLLLAFYKELKLSTFDIGLSSALGFSPVVLHYGLMSVASVTTVAAFDAVGAILVVALMITPAAAVYLLTTDLKKMLWLSLLFGVGSAIGGYWFAKWLDASISGSITTVLGILFFAIYLFAPSKGLIAVLLRQNRQRKEVSLLTFLLHLNNHDSLEERHVSHLQEHINWRKVKAKSVLDLAEQNNMITIENQVVSLTKKGLEFTEKALEYIITNKDEKIEDMKDDFFLFRG, via the coding sequence ATGAATCCTTCGATAGAAATACAACTTATCGCTGCAGTTACCGCTGCTGCCTGTGCGATTCCAGGAGTTTTTCTAGTGTTGCGAAAAATGGCATTGATAAGCGATGCGATAAGTCACTCGATCTTACCGGGAATCGTGATAGGTTTCATGATCACGCAAGATCTTGCCTCACCGTGGCTAATTCTTTTGGCAGCTGTGAGCGGTATCATTACCGTTGTACTGGTAGAAATGATTCAAAAAACTGGACTAGTCAAAGAGGACACCGCTATTGGCCTCGTTTTTCCAGCGCTGTTTAGTATAGGTGTGATTTTAATCGCCCAAAATGCCAATGACGTTCACCTAGATGTAGATGCCGTATTGTTGGGTGAACTGGCATTTGCACCCTTTGATAGATTATACATAGGCGGAACAGATGCAGGACCTAAAGCTCTTTGGGTTATCTCAACGATTTTGTTGATTACTGTTGGACTCTTGCTCGCCTTCTACAAAGAATTAAAACTGAGCACCTTTGACATAGGACTTTCATCAGCATTAGGATTCTCGCCGGTGGTTCTGCACTATGGTTTGATGAGTGTGGCCTCTGTAACTACCGTTGCAGCCTTTGATGCGGTAGGCGCGATCCTAGTGGTCGCCTTGATGATCACACCAGCTGCTGCGGTCTATTTGTTGACCACAGATTTGAAAAAGATGCTGTGGTTGTCTTTGCTATTTGGTGTTGGTAGCGCCATCGGTGGTTATTGGTTTGCAAAATGGCTGGACGCGTCTATTTCTGGCTCCATCACCACGGTGTTGGGAATATTATTCTTTGCGATTTATCTCTTTGCGCCCAGTAAAGGATTGATCGCCGTACTGTTACGTCAAAACAGACAGCGCAAAGAGGTTTCACTATTGACATTTCTATTGCACCTTAATAACCATGATAGCCTGGAAGAGCGCCATGTCTCACATTTGCAAGAACACATCAATTGGCGCAAAGTAAAAGCAAAATCAGTACTCGATCTCGCCGAACAAAATAATATGATCACCATAGAAAATCAGGTGGTCTCCTTAACAAAAAAAGGCTTGGAATTTACCGAGAAAGCGCTGGAGTACATCATCACCAACAAGGATGAGAAGATCGAAGATATGAAGGACGATTTCTTCTTATTTAGGGGTTGA